The proteins below come from a single Asanoa ferruginea genomic window:
- the ribD gene encoding bifunctional diaminohydroxyphosphoribosylaminopyrimidine deaminase/5-amino-6-(5-phosphoribosylamino)uracil reductase RibD: MASGGVSIDEAMRRAIALGARGLGTTSPNPIVGCVLLDAAGEVVGEGFHAYAGGPHAEIVALAQAGNRARGGTAVVTLEPCNHTGRTGPCTRALINAGVAKVVVGVADPDPVARGGAETLRAAGVEVRMGVREDEAEAGNIAWLTSVRRGWPYVVWKYAATLDGRSAAADGTSMWITSEAARTDVHGLRCASDAVLVGVGTVLADDPRLTARNLRDGSLAIRQPLRVVVDSHGRTPAGAKIRDNAAATWVATAAEVGTGPDGKVDLQALLAALHVRGVRSVLLEGGPRLAGAFLAAGLVDKVIGYVAPKLLGAGPSALADAGVSTIAEVIDLELTDVTRVGPDLRFTAVPRKKEG; the protein is encoded by the coding sequence ATGGCGAGCGGCGGCGTCTCCATCGACGAGGCGATGCGACGCGCGATTGCGCTTGGCGCACGCGGGCTCGGCACCACCAGTCCCAACCCCATCGTGGGTTGCGTCCTGCTCGATGCCGCCGGTGAGGTGGTCGGCGAAGGCTTCCACGCCTACGCCGGCGGCCCGCACGCCGAGATCGTCGCGCTCGCGCAGGCCGGCAACCGGGCCCGCGGCGGCACCGCGGTCGTCACCCTGGAACCCTGCAACCACACCGGCCGCACCGGCCCCTGCACCCGCGCCCTGATCAACGCGGGCGTGGCCAAGGTCGTCGTCGGCGTCGCCGACCCCGACCCGGTCGCCCGGGGCGGCGCCGAGACGCTGCGGGCCGCCGGCGTCGAGGTGCGGATGGGTGTCCGCGAAGACGAGGCCGAGGCCGGCAACATCGCCTGGCTGACCAGCGTGCGCCGGGGCTGGCCCTACGTGGTCTGGAAATACGCCGCCACCCTCGACGGTCGGTCCGCCGCCGCCGACGGCACCAGCATGTGGATCACCTCCGAGGCCGCGCGCACCGACGTGCACGGGCTGCGCTGCGCCAGCGACGCCGTGCTGGTCGGCGTCGGCACCGTGCTCGCCGACGACCCGCGGCTGACGGCCCGCAACCTGCGCGACGGCTCGCTGGCGATCCGCCAGCCGCTGCGGGTCGTGGTCGACAGCCACGGGCGTACCCCCGCTGGTGCCAAGATCCGCGACAACGCCGCCGCCACCTGGGTGGCGACCGCGGCCGAGGTCGGCACCGGTCCCGACGGCAAGGTCGACCTCCAGGCGCTGCTCGCGGCGCTGCACGTGCGCGGCGTCCGCTCGGTGCTGCTGGAGGGCGGCCCCCGGCTGGCCGGCGCGTTCCTCGCCGCCGGGCTGGTCGACAAGGTGATCGGGTACGTCGCGCCGAAGCTGCTCGGCGCCGGCCCGTCGGCGCTCGCCGACGCGGGCGTCTCGACCATCGCCGAGGTCATCGACCTCGAACTCACCGACGTCACGCGGGTCGGCCCTGACCTGCGGTTCACCGCTGTGCCACGCAAGAAGGAGGGCTGA
- the fxsT gene encoding FxSxx-COOH system tetratricopeptide repeat protein, whose protein sequence is MTNSRHGTVITFYSFTGGTGRTMALANVAWILAANGHRVLVADWHFESPGLHRYFRPFIRSEDIDHAPGVTDLIRGYELEVMRAGGPLPQPDLERLADVTSHAIPLDWEFPGDGCLHLLPTGSQDRNYVAIIGATGWDEFYERRDGGRFFDVLRDTMRGEYDYALIDSPNGWNELADICAIQLPDVLVSCFPLSHQGIEGAVASASAVRFHHAEREIRVLPVPTRVDLGEQEKAQIGRQVARQRLAGLPKGMPERERDVYWRSVEVPHCPYYSFEEVLAPFGDRPDMPSPLLSAYESIARFASDGVVERLPPMNEFVRARTLGLFTRRAAVAEENVALSYAPADQAWAEWVERLLTAAGIRVHDVPEGTAEATPLHARLMVIVSATSAEGQAALVARDDRGAFAVYVDVVPPLPAFELDASAFVAGLSADEAIERLLRLVGHVGIGADLDAAKLGVRFPGTDREVVGLPVRNPRFTGREHELRQLRAHLRAHSGDGLPWPVPVVLRGMGGVGKSEIALEYAHRFAASYDVVWWLDDDAKPLDTAPLGPSRVGSAYPRWLVVCDHAEDLERVVQRLPAGAGHLLLTSRDTPWQDLVHALSIDVLPRAASLRLLQTYLPTIEPEQAMSLAAAVGDLPLALCAAGDWLASTGTGVDDYVRQVRRDGVSSVEHTWSQSLARLRDDHPPGFHLLAHLSTLAPEIGLDIVYADEFATALAGVNPATATRPYRALLVQQISRLALLRLDVGHRAIHVHPLLQHLVRGEVSASDLDEIRHRMHGVLAALRPTAGPEDPASWPRLGLLWPHLEHCAAADCGDETTRELLLDQVRHAWLSGELSDGQALASRIGASWLDGGADGLRRQSLRLRHMLAGLIREQGGFEPAYALDQEVLAQQGQLVGADHPDVFETTGGVAADLRALGRYAAAVALDERNVAASTAALGPDHPATLTARSGLACSERLAGNVRAAGDGDQEVYERRRAILGDHHPRTLRSGGALGRDLRERGEYRSSVALLRAVRAATEETFGPDRVPTLLASANLAVSLRCAGLAELAAPLLEEAYEQLNERLGPNSPYTLACRHSRATNLVALEQLPSAAAELEHVQLRYEGELGPRHPYALACASNRAVASRITGDLGFARSLSDEAAQGMREVLGPDHPHALAVRMNLAILRAEEGDLPAARELARAVAADTARVLGADHPDTLRGQVNLALMTGPDDALDRLEATLGPKHPSVRAARERRYVHRTLDPHLF, encoded by the coding sequence ACTGGCACTTCGAGTCACCCGGTCTCCATCGCTATTTCCGGCCGTTCATCCGATCCGAGGACATCGACCACGCCCCGGGCGTTACCGATCTGATTCGCGGATATGAGTTGGAAGTCATGCGCGCGGGTGGCCCGCTGCCACAACCCGACCTCGAACGCCTCGCTGACGTCACATCGCACGCGATCCCGCTCGACTGGGAGTTTCCCGGCGACGGTTGCCTACATCTGCTTCCGACCGGCAGCCAGGATCGCAACTATGTCGCGATCATCGGTGCGACAGGTTGGGACGAGTTCTACGAGCGGCGCGACGGCGGCCGGTTCTTCGACGTCCTGCGTGACACGATGCGCGGCGAATACGACTACGCGCTGATCGACAGCCCCAACGGGTGGAACGAACTGGCCGACATCTGCGCGATCCAGCTTCCGGACGTGCTGGTCAGTTGCTTCCCGCTCAGCCATCAGGGCATCGAGGGCGCGGTCGCGTCCGCGTCCGCCGTGCGTTTCCACCACGCGGAACGGGAGATCCGGGTCCTGCCGGTGCCGACCAGGGTTGACCTCGGCGAGCAGGAGAAGGCCCAGATCGGCCGCCAGGTCGCCCGGCAACGACTGGCGGGTCTGCCGAAGGGCATGCCGGAGCGCGAGCGCGATGTCTACTGGCGATCGGTCGAAGTGCCGCACTGTCCCTATTACTCGTTCGAGGAGGTGCTGGCTCCGTTCGGCGACCGGCCCGACATGCCGTCTCCTCTGCTCAGCGCCTACGAGTCGATCGCACGGTTCGCCAGCGACGGGGTCGTCGAGCGGCTGCCGCCGATGAACGAGTTCGTCCGGGCCCGCACGCTCGGCCTCTTCACCCGCCGGGCCGCCGTGGCCGAGGAGAACGTGGCGCTGTCCTACGCTCCCGCGGATCAGGCCTGGGCCGAGTGGGTGGAGCGGTTGCTGACGGCGGCCGGGATCCGGGTGCACGACGTCCCCGAGGGCACGGCCGAGGCGACCCCGTTGCACGCCCGCCTGATGGTGATCGTTTCGGCGACCAGTGCCGAAGGCCAGGCCGCCCTGGTCGCCCGCGACGACCGGGGCGCGTTCGCCGTCTACGTCGACGTCGTTCCGCCGTTGCCGGCGTTCGAGCTCGACGCCTCCGCGTTCGTCGCCGGGCTCAGCGCCGACGAGGCGATCGAGCGGCTGCTGCGCCTTGTCGGGCACGTGGGCATCGGTGCCGACCTCGACGCCGCGAAGCTGGGCGTGCGGTTTCCGGGCACCGACCGCGAGGTTGTCGGCCTGCCCGTGCGCAACCCGCGCTTCACCGGCCGCGAGCACGAGCTCCGCCAACTCCGCGCCCACCTGCGCGCACACAGCGGCGACGGGCTGCCCTGGCCGGTGCCGGTGGTGCTGCGCGGCATGGGCGGTGTCGGCAAGTCCGAGATCGCGCTGGAGTACGCGCACCGGTTCGCGGCGTCCTACGACGTCGTCTGGTGGCTCGACGACGACGCCAAGCCCCTCGACACCGCGCCACTGGGCCCGTCGAGGGTCGGCAGCGCCTACCCCCGGTGGCTCGTGGTCTGCGACCACGCCGAAGACCTCGAACGAGTGGTCCAGCGGTTGCCGGCCGGCGCCGGGCACCTGCTGCTGACCTCGCGCGACACCCCCTGGCAGGACCTGGTGCACGCGCTGTCGATCGACGTCCTGCCGCGGGCTGCGAGCCTGCGGTTGCTCCAGACCTACCTGCCGACGATCGAACCCGAGCAGGCGATGTCGCTCGCGGCGGCCGTCGGCGACCTGCCGCTGGCGCTGTGCGCCGCCGGCGACTGGCTCGCGTCCACCGGCACCGGGGTCGACGACTACGTGCGGCAGGTCCGGCGCGACGGTGTGTCCAGCGTGGAGCACACCTGGTCACAGTCGCTCGCACGGCTGCGCGACGACCATCCACCGGGATTCCACCTGCTCGCGCATCTCTCGACGCTCGCGCCGGAGATCGGCCTCGACATCGTCTACGCCGACGAGTTCGCGACCGCGCTCGCCGGGGTCAACCCGGCCACCGCCACCCGGCCCTACCGGGCCTTGCTCGTGCAGCAGATCAGCCGGCTGGCGCTGCTCCGGCTCGACGTCGGGCACCGCGCGATCCACGTCCACCCGCTGCTCCAGCACCTGGTGCGCGGCGAGGTCTCCGCCTCCGACCTCGACGAGATCCGCCATCGCATGCACGGTGTGCTGGCGGCGCTGCGCCCGACGGCCGGCCCGGAAGATCCGGCGTCCTGGCCGCGGCTGGGGCTGCTCTGGCCGCACCTCGAGCATTGCGCCGCGGCCGACTGTGGCGACGAGACCACCCGCGAGCTGCTGCTCGATCAGGTCCGGCACGCCTGGCTCAGCGGCGAGCTCAGCGACGGCCAGGCGCTGGCGTCCCGGATCGGCGCGTCCTGGCTCGACGGTGGCGCCGACGGGTTGCGACGGCAGTCGCTCCGGCTGCGCCACATGCTCGCCGGCCTCATCCGGGAGCAGGGCGGGTTCGAGCCGGCGTACGCGCTCGACCAGGAGGTGCTGGCCCAACAGGGGCAGCTCGTCGGAGCCGACCACCCGGACGTGTTCGAGACGACCGGTGGCGTGGCGGCCGACCTCCGCGCGCTCGGCCGCTACGCCGCCGCGGTCGCGCTCGACGAGCGGAATGTCGCCGCCAGCACGGCGGCCCTGGGCCCCGACCATCCGGCCACGCTCACCGCCCGGTCCGGCCTGGCCTGCTCCGAACGGCTCGCGGGCAACGTGCGGGCCGCGGGCGACGGCGACCAGGAGGTCTACGAGCGCCGCCGGGCCATCCTCGGCGACCACCACCCCCGAACCCTGAGGTCGGGCGGTGCGCTCGGGCGCGACCTGCGCGAACGCGGGGAATACCGGAGCTCGGTCGCACTGCTGAGGGCCGTCCGGGCCGCCACGGAGGAGACCTTCGGCCCCGACCGGGTGCCCACCCTGCTCGCCTCGGCCAACCTGGCCGTCTCGCTGCGCTGCGCCGGGCTCGCCGAACTCGCCGCGCCGCTCCTGGAGGAGGCCTACGAGCAGCTCAACGAGCGGCTCGGCCCCAACAGCCCCTACACGCTGGCGTGCCGACACAGCCGGGCGACCAACCTGGTGGCGCTCGAGCAACTGCCGAGCGCCGCCGCCGAACTCGAGCACGTTCAGCTCCGCTACGAAGGCGAGCTCGGGCCGCGCCATCCTTATGCGCTCGCCTGTGCCAGCAACCGGGCGGTGGCCAGCCGCATCACCGGCGACCTCGGGTTCGCCCGTTCGCTCAGCGACGAGGCCGCACAGGGGATGCGCGAGGTGCTCGGACCCGACCATCCACACGCGCTCGCCGTACGCATGAATCTCGCGATCCTCCGTGCCGAGGAGGGCGACCTGCCGGCCGCGCGCGAGCTGGCCCGGGCCGTGGCCGCCGACACCGCCAGAGTCCTCGGTGCCGACCACCCCGACACGCTGCGCGGCCAGGTCAACCTGGCGCTGATGACCGGCCCCGATGACGCCCTCGACCGGCTCGAAGCGACCCTCGGCCCCAAGCATCCCTCCGTCCGTGCCGCCCGGGAGCGGCGCTACGTCCACCGCACCCTCGATCCCCACCTGTTCTGA
- the rpe gene encoding ribulose-phosphate 3-epimerase — protein sequence MTRPSPIVAPSILAADFAHLADEVRLVEQEADWLHIDVMDNHFVPNLTIGLPVVQSLRPITQLPFDVHLMIDEPRRWAPAYADAGAYNVTFHVEACDNPVALAKDLRAAGAKAGLAIDRDTPIEPYLELLPSFDTLLVMTIKAGFGGQRFLPALLEKVRLARTARESGHLELRIEVDGGIADDTIEQAAQAGADAFVAGTAVYGADDPAAAIRRLRALAASGVVGH from the coding sequence GTGACCCGACCGTCGCCGATCGTGGCGCCCAGCATCCTCGCGGCTGACTTCGCCCATCTCGCTGACGAGGTACGCCTTGTCGAGCAGGAGGCGGACTGGTTGCACATCGACGTCATGGACAACCATTTCGTGCCCAATCTGACAATTGGGTTGCCGGTTGTCCAGAGTCTGCGCCCGATCACGCAGCTCCCGTTCGATGTCCACCTGATGATCGACGAACCGCGGCGGTGGGCACCGGCCTATGCCGACGCCGGCGCCTACAACGTCACCTTCCACGTCGAGGCCTGCGACAACCCGGTCGCGCTGGCCAAGGACCTGCGCGCCGCTGGTGCCAAGGCCGGCCTGGCGATCGACCGCGACACCCCGATCGAGCCATATCTGGAGCTGCTGCCCAGCTTCGACACGCTGCTGGTGATGACGATCAAGGCCGGGTTCGGTGGCCAGCGGTTCCTGCCCGCGCTGCTGGAGAAGGTCCGCCTGGCACGCACCGCCCGGGAGAGCGGCCACCTCGAGTTGCGCATCGAGGTCGACGGCGGGATCGCCGACGACACGATCGAGCAGGCGGCGCAGGCCGGTGCCGACGCGTTCGTCGCCGGCACCGCGGTCTATGGCGCCGACGACCCCGCCGCGGCCATCCGCCGGTTGCGCGCCCTCGCCGCGAGTGGTGTAGTCGGGCACTGA
- a CDS encoding riboflavin synthase: MFTGIIEELGEMVGWTATGDDSGLIAIRGKTVVDDLGHGDSISVNGVCLTAVEISSDGFTADVMGETLRRSSLGELKPGDPVNLERAAKLDSRLGGHLVQGHVDGVARITAREPAEQWTTVRFELPAAIRRYVVEKGSITVDGVSLTVMEAGDDTFAVGLIPTTLGLTTLGHKQVGDLVNLEVDIIAKYVERLLGKRS, encoded by the coding sequence ATGTTCACCGGCATCATCGAGGAGCTCGGCGAAATGGTCGGCTGGACGGCCACCGGCGACGACTCCGGCCTGATCGCCATCCGCGGCAAGACCGTCGTCGACGACCTCGGGCACGGCGACTCGATCTCGGTCAACGGCGTCTGCCTGACCGCGGTCGAGATCTCCTCCGACGGGTTCACGGCCGACGTGATGGGTGAGACCCTCCGGCGCTCGTCGCTCGGCGAGCTCAAGCCCGGCGACCCGGTCAACCTGGAACGGGCGGCCAAGCTCGACAGCCGGCTCGGCGGCCACCTCGTGCAGGGGCACGTCGACGGCGTCGCCCGGATCACCGCCCGGGAGCCCGCCGAACAGTGGACCACCGTGCGGTTCGAGCTGCCGGCGGCGATCCGCCGGTATGTGGTGGAGAAGGGTTCGATCACCGTCGACGGTGTCTCGCTGACGGTCATGGAAGCGGGTGACGACACGTTCGCGGTGGGGCTGATCCCGACCACGCTCGGTCTCACCACGCTCGGTCACAAGCAGGTCGGCGACCTGGTCAACCTCGAGGTCGACATCATCGCCAAATACGTGGAACGACTTCTTGGGAAGAGGTCATGA
- a CDS encoding septum formation family protein, whose protein sequence is MRRWWAVGLAGLVATLALTGCGSNPAGVDGDISDDWRPMSEPKPFVPDNEVCHSSAVESGYLAAYAPVDCATTHVTETVHVGAFDTAGGKPPVSGEKSYQTAYAECSAKASTFLGGDWRTARLSLGLVLPAPEAWQGGSRWYRCDLAETRSLDDDSMASRDGSLKGALAKTSALRYGCFTPKIEKELVQEMTPVACTKSHRSEFVGIYSAPEKSYKTFLADDETIHKACLDLVATYAKLPKDDNLGARTGTIYYYPTTEEWDQGNRGVKCFSWDSGRTFTRSIKGGGTSLLPVN, encoded by the coding sequence ATGCGACGCTGGTGGGCGGTGGGCCTCGCGGGCCTCGTGGCAACCCTGGCGTTGACCGGCTGCGGCAGCAACCCCGCCGGCGTCGACGGCGACATCAGCGACGACTGGCGGCCGATGAGCGAGCCGAAGCCGTTCGTCCCCGACAACGAGGTCTGTCACAGCTCGGCGGTCGAGTCCGGCTACCTGGCCGCCTACGCGCCGGTCGACTGCGCCACCACGCACGTGACCGAAACGGTCCATGTCGGAGCGTTCGACACCGCGGGCGGCAAGCCGCCGGTCTCCGGCGAAAAGAGCTACCAGACGGCGTACGCCGAATGCAGTGCCAAGGCCAGCACCTTCCTCGGCGGCGACTGGCGCACGGCCCGGCTCAGCCTGGGCCTGGTGCTGCCGGCCCCGGAGGCGTGGCAGGGCGGTTCCCGCTGGTATCGCTGCGACCTCGCCGAGACCCGCTCCCTCGACGACGACAGCATGGCGTCGCGGGACGGCTCGCTGAAGGGCGCGCTCGCCAAGACCTCCGCGCTGCGCTACGGCTGCTTCACGCCGAAGATCGAAAAAGAACTCGTGCAGGAGATGACCCCGGTCGCCTGCACGAAGTCACACCGCAGCGAGTTCGTCGGCATCTACTCGGCACCGGAGAAGTCCTACAAGACCTTCCTCGCCGACGACGAGACCATCCACAAGGCCTGCCTCGACCTCGTCGCGACCTACGCCAAGCTGCCCAAGGACGACAACCTCGGTGCCCGCACCGGCACGATCTACTACTACCCCACCACCGAAGAGTGGGACCAGGGCAACCGCGGCGTGAAGTGCTTCTCCTGGGACAGCGGCCGCACCTTCACCCGCTCGATCAAGGGCGGCGGCACCAGCCTGCTCCCGGTCAACTAG
- a CDS encoding alpha/beta fold hydrolase, protein MTAPVQAWDGRRLQVDVSGDERGRPVFLLHGTPGSRVGPKPRASVLYRLGVRLICYDRPGYGGSERDPGRTVADAAQDIEAIADQLDIERFAVVGRSGGGPHALAAAALLPERVTGAAVLVGLAPANAHGLDWFQGMTDANVSGYRMASTDRQKLVERLRLRADRARRDPHQLVDDLRSQMTDPDLRVVGDFAIRRLLAQTYSEALRPGPYGWIDDVLALRTQWGFRPEYIRPPVLLWHGADDNFSPASHTRWLAARIPRADVRVQAQTAHFGAMQVLPEMLAWLVDAAAGRARTVPAGSTV, encoded by the coding sequence GTGACAGCTCCGGTGCAGGCCTGGGACGGGCGCAGGCTGCAGGTGGACGTGTCCGGCGACGAGCGCGGGCGCCCGGTGTTCCTGCTGCACGGCACGCCGGGCAGCCGGGTCGGGCCCAAGCCGCGGGCCAGCGTGCTCTACCGGTTGGGTGTCCGGCTCATCTGCTACGACCGGCCCGGCTACGGAGGCTCCGAGCGGGACCCCGGCCGCACCGTCGCCGACGCCGCCCAGGACATCGAGGCGATCGCCGACCAGCTCGACATCGAACGGTTCGCCGTGGTCGGTCGCTCCGGCGGCGGGCCGCACGCGCTGGCGGCCGCCGCACTGTTGCCCGAACGGGTCACCGGTGCCGCCGTCCTGGTCGGCCTGGCCCCGGCGAACGCCCACGGCCTCGACTGGTTCCAGGGCATGACCGACGCCAACGTGAGCGGCTACCGGATGGCCAGCACCGACCGGCAGAAACTGGTCGAGCGGCTGCGGCTGCGCGCCGACCGGGCCCGGCGCGATCCCCATCAGCTCGTCGACGACCTGCGGAGCCAGATGACCGACCCCGACCTGCGGGTGGTGGGAGACTTCGCGATCCGCCGGCTGCTGGCGCAGACCTACTCGGAGGCCTTGCGGCCCGGCCCGTACGGGTGGATCGACGACGTGCTGGCGCTGCGTACCCAATGGGGCTTCCGGCCCGAATACATCCGACCGCCGGTGCTGTTGTGGCACGGCGCAGACGACAACTTCTCCCCGGCGAGCCACACCCGGTGGCTCGCCGCCCGCATTCCGCGCGCCGACGTGCGGGTGCAGGCGCAGACGGCGCATTTCGGGGCCATGCAGGTGCTCCCGGAGATGCTGGCCTGGTTGGTCGACGCCGCGGCGGGCCGCGCGCGCACCGTCCCGGCGGGAAGCACGGTGTGA
- a CDS encoding GGDEF domain-containing response regulator, whose protein sequence is MSERTEVALEAANRLGLVLIVDDDDDIARFVGISLKLHGFEVMHARDGVEALELIERIKPDLCVVDLMMPRIDGVELTRRLRANPMTAALPIIMLTAKGLTVDKVFGLTAGADDYMVKPFDTSELVARVESTLRRNREYREVSPLTGLPGNTRISREITDRVRGGTDYAVAYIDIDRFKSVNDVYGFGRGDEFIGALARSLHRAVTVAGMPPAFLGHIGGDDFVIVCAPHQVRPLSEKAVLDFEKTTDGLYDERDAARGYVEVRDRRNNIQRAALVTLSIGVALSSGERRFSDPREIIALANEMKGVAKSQPGSYVAVDRRLSAP, encoded by the coding sequence ATGAGCGAACGCACCGAGGTCGCGCTGGAGGCCGCCAACCGGCTGGGCCTCGTGCTGATCGTCGACGACGACGACGACATCGCCCGGTTCGTCGGCATCAGCCTCAAGCTGCACGGCTTCGAGGTGATGCACGCCCGCGACGGCGTCGAGGCGCTGGAGCTGATCGAGCGGATCAAGCCCGACCTGTGCGTGGTCGACCTGATGATGCCGCGGATCGACGGCGTCGAGCTGACCCGGCGGCTGCGGGCCAACCCGATGACGGCCGCGCTGCCGATCATCATGCTGACCGCGAAGGGCCTGACCGTCGACAAGGTCTTCGGCCTGACCGCGGGCGCCGACGACTACATGGTCAAGCCGTTCGACACGTCGGAACTGGTCGCCCGGGTCGAGTCGACGTTGCGCCGCAACCGCGAATACCGGGAGGTCTCGCCGCTGACCGGGCTGCCCGGCAACACCCGGATCAGCCGGGAGATCACCGACCGGGTCCGCGGCGGCACCGACTACGCGGTCGCCTACATCGACATCGACCGGTTCAAGAGCGTCAACGACGTCTACGGGTTCGGTCGGGGCGACGAGTTCATCGGCGCGCTGGCCCGCAGCCTGCACCGGGCGGTGACGGTCGCCGGGATGCCGCCCGCGTTCCTCGGCCACATCGGTGGCGACGACTTCGTGATCGTCTGCGCGCCGCACCAGGTCCGGCCACTCTCCGAGAAGGCCGTGCTCGACTTCGAGAAGACCACCGACGGGTTGTACGACGAGCGCGACGCCGCCCGTGGCTACGTCGAGGTGCGCGACCGGCGCAACAACATCCAGCGGGCCGCCCTGGTGACGCTGTCGATCGGGGTGGCGCTGTCCAGCGGCGAGCGGCGGTTCAGCGATCCCCGCGAGATCATCGCGCTGGCCAACGAGATGAAGGGCGTGGCCAAGAGCCAGCCCGGCTCATACGTGGCCGTCGACCGCCGGCTGTCCGCACCCTGA
- a CDS encoding pentapeptide repeat-containing protein: MDRLTRLSAFFASPRGHRVRLGLAVVAAVAAVILVQPRWWGRVALAVGGFLVAIWPVVLLLLVAALLAGLWWLGRPPPARRRQRPAGARLPLFVHVGLLLVLALVVAVLVGFLLWQAFGRPDVGNPVPTPLPTGTPVVGSGRWTTQNTLDALKIVLSIVGGLGAVVALTVAYRRQQHGEAAEYREDTRLFTERFAKAAELLGDTQAAVRLAGVYAMAALADDWADGRQSCIDVLCAYLRMPHTAPAPPGEPDAHPGPAPSRDPRDEREVRHTVLRLVRDHLRLPVDRDASWHGHSFDFTGALFDGGDLSGITLDGTTQLNFAGATFADGRMSFVAADFAGGAVFFEGARFAGGRVSFGAARFAGSDVDFTTARFSGGDVAFEHAEFVGGALSFERAEVSAGAISFEEAEFSGGDISFQQVEYSGGKVSFARAAFSGPTVDLSRARFSGCAVSFEEARLFEGEISLEQAEFSDGEVSFVGAMLVGGAVSFRRATFAGGEVYFEGARFTASAASFQQAAFSGGEVSFREAAFEGGAVSFLDAVFASGKVSFAGAEFSAGEVSFAGAEFAGGEVSFLDAEFSGGAVVLEGSVVTDDVADSGPLFDPNLADSPPPGLRLPAAARAAS, translated from the coding sequence GTGGACAGACTGACCCGGCTCTCGGCCTTCTTCGCGTCCCCGAGAGGGCACCGGGTGCGGCTGGGACTCGCGGTCGTCGCCGCCGTGGCCGCGGTGATCCTGGTGCAACCCCGCTGGTGGGGCCGGGTCGCGCTGGCGGTCGGCGGGTTCCTCGTCGCGATCTGGCCCGTGGTGCTGCTGCTGTTGGTGGCGGCCCTGCTCGCGGGCCTGTGGTGGCTCGGTCGCCCGCCGCCGGCGCGGCGCCGGCAACGCCCCGCGGGCGCGCGCCTGCCGCTGTTCGTCCACGTTGGGCTGTTGCTCGTGCTGGCGCTGGTTGTCGCGGTGCTGGTCGGGTTCCTCTTGTGGCAGGCGTTCGGCCGTCCGGACGTGGGCAACCCGGTGCCCACGCCCCTGCCGACGGGGACCCCGGTGGTGGGGTCGGGGCGGTGGACGACCCAGAACACCCTCGACGCCCTGAAGATCGTGCTGTCGATCGTCGGCGGCCTGGGTGCGGTCGTCGCGCTGACCGTTGCCTACCGCCGCCAGCAGCACGGCGAGGCGGCCGAATACCGCGAGGACACGCGGCTCTTCACGGAACGGTTCGCGAAGGCCGCCGAACTGCTCGGCGACACCCAGGCCGCAGTGCGCCTGGCCGGTGTCTACGCGATGGCGGCCCTCGCCGACGACTGGGCCGACGGCCGGCAGTCGTGCATCGACGTGCTGTGCGCCTACCTGCGCATGCCGCACACCGCACCGGCGCCGCCGGGGGAGCCCGACGCCCACCCCGGCCCGGCACCGAGCCGCGACCCGCGGGACGAACGCGAGGTCCGGCACACCGTGCTGCGGCTGGTCCGCGACCACCTGCGCCTGCCGGTCGACCGGGACGCCAGCTGGCACGGACACTCCTTCGACTTCACCGGCGCGCTCTTCGACGGTGGTGACCTCAGTGGCATCACCCTCGACGGCACGACCCAGCTCAACTTCGCGGGAGCGACGTTCGCCGACGGTCGGATGTCGTTCGTGGCGGCGGACTTCGCCGGCGGTGCCGTGTTCTTCGAGGGTGCGCGGTTCGCCGGCGGCCGGGTGTCCTTCGGCGCCGCGCGGTTCGCCGGCAGCGACGTGGATTTCACCACAGCCCGATTCTCCGGCGGTGACGTCGCGTTCGAGCACGCGGAGTTCGTCGGTGGCGCCCTGTCCTTCGAACGCGCGGAGGTCTCCGCCGGCGCCATCTCCTTCGAAGAGGCGGAATTCTCCGGCGGCGATATCTCCTTTCAGCAGGTCGAATACTCCGGCGGGAAGGTGTCGTTCGCCCGGGCGGCGTTCTCCGGACCGACCGTCGACCTTTCGCGGGCCCGGTTCTCCGGCTGTGCGGTGTCGTTCGAGGAGGCGCGGCTCTTCGAAGGCGAGATCTCGCTCGAGCAGGCCGAGTTCTCCGACGGGGAGGTTTCCTTCGTGGGCGCCATGTTGGTCGGGGGCGCCGTGTCCTTTCGCCGGGCGACGTTCGCCGGCGGCGAGGTCTACTTCGAAGGTGCCCGCTTCACGGCCAGTGCCGCGTCCTTCCAGCAGGCCGCCTTCTCCGGCGGCGAGGTCTCGTTCCGGGAGGCGGCCTTCGAGGGCGGTGCGGTCTCGTTCCTCGACGCGGTCTTCGCGAGCGGCAAGGTGTCCTTCGCGGGTGCGGAGTTCTCGGCCGGCGAGGTCTCGTTCGCCGGTGCCGAGTTCGCCGGTGGCGAGGTGTCGTTCCTCGATGCCGAGTTCTCCGGCGGTGCCGTCGTCCTCGAGGGGTCGGTGGTCACCGATGACGTCGCCGACAGCGGGCCGCTGTTCGACCCCAACCTGGCCGACAGCCCGCCGCCCGGCCTGCGGCTGCCCGCTGCGGCCCGAGCGGCTAGTTGA